ccTGCCCAGACCGTGACCCTGGATCTTTGGGTACGTGTTGTGTGTTTATCGGAAGTCCTCAGCGGAGAACATGCCCTTGGCCCTGCGTAGGATGGAGTCCTTGGAGGCGTCGTATGGGTGCTCCTTGGAGGGTATCTCCAGCACGGCAGGGATGGACTCCATGTGTTGGTCGATGGCGTGACGGATCATCTCTGCTATGAACTGGTTGATTAGGATGATGCCGATGTCATTGCGAGTCAGGAAACTCCTGTGGGGGGCATGACAGAAATAAATAAGTTACAGAGACGACGACTGAACATTACAGTGCTGGTCtgtaaacaacaaaaaacaaggtATGTTGTCCAGCAGTATTTGAAGGTGTTATGATGAATCATATCACATAACTAGGCCTAATGGAACACAAATATCTTGATACCACCTACCTACAGATTGTAACACCAGataatgtgacacacacacacgccacactaTAATAATAATTGTATCCATTATACTGGGAGTTACAGGTTAGGTACTGTTTGGTGTACCACTGAGAATTTTCAATGCCAGGTGTTAACTGTCTAGATAACACCTGACATCACCTATGCAACTACAAACATAATGGAGCATCAACTGTCTTCACCCTGTGTGCAAACAAGCTCACAGTTCGTCTGCTTTTAGCTATTTATATCTTCAATCTCAAAATTAGGTAGATAGCTGGGTGGGTATAACGTTCAAAGTAGCATGATCAAttcacctagctaactagctgccgaataggcatcaactcaccacgtagcttattcttaatgtttgtccataggctaccagagtgaggacagacatttttcggaAATAAACTTAAGGAAATAGCCCACTCCCTAcccggtgttgtgccgaaaatctcccccccgacagaatccccccccccccaccattcgCGTGAACGCGCACgcactcaattcttcattgctgcgactttttatttgatttatttcacctttatttaaccaggttggccagttgagaacaagttctcatttacaactacgacctggcTAAGacagagcaaagcagtgcgacacaaacaacacagagttacacatgagaaCTTGCTTGCTAGATAGGGTTGCCAACTTTCTCACTACCAAATAAGGGACAAAAGGTGGCGTGCTAGTGCACGGTGCCACGGCGGTGTGGGTACAGTGTTGTGTGAATGAATATACAGTGTATATTCATATTCAATtggaaaagcaaaaaaaatgtatattccaTTTAGTCTATAGCTTTACTAAAACTGTATAATTATGTAAACTTATGtgaataaacaaaataaatgatCAAAGAAATCACAATTTGAACCtttacagcaaaaaaaaaaatcccatttcAAATGCAAAAGAGGAAAAGAGGAGCATGAGTCACTCACCAAGTCTCCTTTTTCCATGGTTATTTTTTGCTGCTTTTGACTGATTCAAGCAGTCCTTTTGCATAGCCAGAGAGAAGTCCTTACATGACAAGACACAGTTCACAGATATTTGAAGTTCATTTTTGATCAGCTCTGTGTTGCATCTGTTTCTTGAGTCTGACCATTTAATGGTCACCCGAGAGAAAATCCTCTCTACAAAGGCATTTGAGCCTGGCACACTGAGGACAAATTAGACAATCCTGAACATGTTGATCAAGTCGGCTTTCCCTAGATTTTGAAAAACTGCCACCCACTTCTCACTGGTGGATTTTGTGGTATCCTGTCTGGCTTTCTGTATTTTCTCCCGGCTAGCACAAAACTCTTCATAGAGTTGGTCCATACTGGCTGTCTCTGTCATTTTGAGGGCAACCACTTCAGTGAAGGAGAGCTCCTCATAGAGGCCGATCGGTTTCAGTTTCACCATTCCATTTTCTGGTGAGAAATCAAACCACTTGTCAATGTATGTAATGACAGTGTCGTAGAACTTCACAAAGTCCTGTTGCTGCTTGGACCTTTGTGCTGCCAATTGTTTGTCCATCAGCTGCTTGTTCTGGTATCCAAAAAAAGCTGTCCTGTTTACGCAGAAGCATCTTCATTTTGAACCTTTTGGACTTCCTCGTAAACATCTGTGATGCAGAGCGTTGTTTCCTCCAGCTTCTTTACAAGTTGGTCAAAAACACACCCCACGTTGTGGAAAAAGCACAGATAAATCTCAGCAGCTTCTGTTTTTTTCTTCATACTCAAAAATACTCTTCAGTGCCACAGGACAGGTCTCCCCAAGGGACCTGAAGTATGAAGTAAGAGCTGGCCAGCTTCGCAGGAGACGATCGACAGCTGGATGAAGAGAGAGCCATCGTGTGCAAACATGTCGCAGAATTTCAcgccactcaatgtcaacaaaggcATAAAATGCACGCAGTTCCGCTCTTCGGGAAGCAGATACTGAGAAGTGGCTGTAGATCTTTAAAACAATTGTCTCAATATCCACTGACAGCTGATCGCAGGTGTACTTGCAGGCATTATGAGCTATGTGAGCTTGGCAACTGGCTTTCAGAATACGATTGTTGGCACTGCTAAATAACTGGTAAACGGAGTGGTGTTTTCCAAAGTTGACATTGGCATTATCTGCTGCATAGGCTGTGTTGTGTCTAATATCAATTTCATCAGAGCTTGATGTATGCCATTTGCAGTTtcatcactggcttcatcaaagTCAAGTAACTTGCACTGCACTCCATCAGACACAGAGAAATATCTCACGCACACTGGAAACATTATTATATTTCCCTTGTTTAATGGCATCACTGGCGACTGAGAAATACACGGGCTCACCTTCGGTCGAGGACAGATCATCCGTCTTTGGTCCTAAAACATTCATTGTAATCATCTCAGCTTTCGTTCTTCCCAAGTGCATAATCTTCACAACATTTGAGTCATGAAACATAGCACCGTTGAGctcaaggttgccaacaaacaacgcatacaaagtagcatgatcaactcacctagctaactagctgccgaataggcatcaactcaccacgtagcttattcttaatgtttgtccatagactaccagagtgaggacagacatttttcagaaATAAACTTAATGAAATAGCCCACTCCTTACCCGGGATCTTATTCTACCGCTATACAACTTTATATGCGTTTGTTGGTAACCTTGTTATTTATGAAGTTTTTGGAACATATTCCTGTTGGGACGTTCCACAAATCATACCCACTCTAGATCGCTAGTTATAACTTAACACTTACTTGAAAGTCTCCTCTATCTCTGCGATGCTTGTCTCCTTTTCGACCACCAAGAAATTCGGTTTACGATTTTTATTCAGCTCGCCAATGCCACCGAGTAGGAACCCGGTACACGTATCTTCATCACCAATGACGGCAATTAATTTACCTCGCCCTGCCATTATTTAATTCTACAAGATAAAATAGCGAAAACAAGCAATGACTGGATTTTTTCCTTCTCTGAATCACGAAGCTGTCAGCTGACCAGTACTTCCGCTTTTGGGAGTTCTTTGGAGATGTCAGCTGTCACAAAACGCAGATAGCACCATCTGTTGGTCTATAAGAATGTTTTATCATGAAATGGCGAGCAGGTAAAAATTACTGTCTCTCAATGAAAATGTAATACATTGAATAGCTTTGAAtagttttgtaaaaaaaaaagatgtgGTTTTGGTTTTATGCTTCACAAAGGACAAAATCCTTCTATATCGGAAGGACGTGACGTCACATCAGCTGATGAAGTCACGTGAAGAAAGAGAGGAAACGCAGCAGATGGGTTTATTCATAGGGCAAAACAAGTGAACATGGCAAGTATAAACGCTTATATTCTGATTTACTGCGACTCTGCATGGTGTAAAAGCAACGTATTTAGTGGTTCATACTGTTGTAGCGGCTACACTGTAGCCTATTTTTTGTGTACTGTAGTGCGCGTGAAAGTTTTCTGGCTTTGATGTCTCGCTAGCTAACTGTAAACACTGATTTTTTGTGACCACTTTTACTGTTGACAAAAGCAGATGCAAAGGTCATCTCCTTAGAGCCTTAAACAGTTTGTGGTGGCAGATAATTGTATCCCTTCCACAGATCCTAACATGTGTCCATGCATGTCATTGGTTTGTGTTTTAGACTACTAGCACTCTGACACAGGGTCTGGAGAGGATCCCTGATCAACTGGGTTATTTGGTGATCAGTGAGGATGGCGTATTGGCGGTATGTTCACACAAACATGCGTACCTATATGTCCTGCCCTGTTGCAGCACGCCTATCTTCCACTCCATCTCATTCTCAACTGACTCCCTGTTATTCACCTCTCTCTCAGTCTGCGGGAGAGCTGGAGAATGATGAGCACACAGCGGGGGTCATAATGCAGATGGTGCGGACAGCATGCCGCTTCAGACTGCAGGGTGCTGCTGAGCCGCCCTTCAAACGCATGTCAGGTAAGTCAGACAACACACACCTAGGTCCTAGAGTCACTcacacacgcgtgcacacacacacacacacacagtattgctGCTCCCATCATGCCACTCTAACCAGACCTCCCTGTGTTTTATTTCTTCACAGTCATGCTAGAGGACTATGTGTACACAGTGACCGTGTCTGGTCAGAAGGTATTTGTGGTGAAACGTCAAAACAACCATAGGGAACCTGTAGTGGTGTAGAACCGTGTAGTGAAGATGGGTTGGGAGGATGAAGGCCACCACTCCAATCAACGCACTCACACAGGACACGGACTCAGTAATCCACTGAACTGTTCCGTTCCTAGTTCTATAAGGTTTCAGAACaacaaatactgaacaaaaatataaatgcaacatgcaacagtttcagagattttactgagttaaagttcatagaaggaaatcagtcaattgaaataaattcattaggccctaatctatggatttcacaactgggcaggggtgcagcctgGGATGCCAGGCCCATCCAATCAGAATACGTTTTTCctcaaaaaagggctttattacagacggaaatactcctcagcaccccccatTCCCCtatgtgaagaagctggatgtgcaGGACCTGGGTtgacgtggttacatgtggtctacggttgtgaggctggttggatgtactgccaaatcctctaaaatgacgttggagccGGCTTATtctagagaaattaacattaaattatctggcaacagctctgttgtacattcctgcagtcagcatgccaattgcaggctccctcaaaacttgagacatctgtggcatcgtgttgtgtgacataactccacattttagaggccttttattgtccccagcacaaggtgcatcttgGTAATGGTCACGCTATTTAATAAGCTTctagatatgccacacctgtcaggtggatggattatcttggcaaaggagaaatgttaactaacagggatgtaaacaaatttgtgcacaaaatttgagagaaaaagctttttgtgtgtaatcttttatttcagctcatgaaacatgggacaaacactttacatgttaagtttatatttttgttcagtatagatattgAATAATTCACATTGAATGGCCCACAATAGGCATCAAACTGCATGTGTAATCTTAATTGGTAACTTTTTGTTATGAGAAATGGAACAGAATAGTGCTGTGGTGTATTAGTCCGTACAGTATGTGAAGCAAATGAATTGTCGGTTTGTGTGTGGCAGGTAGACTGGAATTCAATCTATTCAGTTTATAGTATCAGTACACATGCTATTTAGTTTGAATGCTCCCCAACAAAGTTTTCTTTAACATactgttgcagatagaaataccATGGATAGAGCTGGCATCTTTAAATACTCAATAGAACAGAAGCATGTATGTTCTACTTAATACATTTCTATGTAGTACTGTTGTGCCCTACTGAATGTGGCTTGATGGAAAtgtatatttttggggggtaactCTGTGCTGTTTTTTTCCTAACCTGAACTAAGTGTCATGTGTGCAATGTTGCTATGTAATTGCTATTGGTACAAATGTATATACACATGCAATGACTGTTATATCGTGAGCTATTCTCTTGGCATGTTAAATTGTGTGGGAGATTCGGGGCTTTCTTATTTGATTACCTCAAATAAAGCTTAGCTTATAAACATCCACATGCTTTGAACTTGTTTATAAATGCCTTTTTAATGTCGCACTATGCTGAaattgctccgccatttcctggttgctaaagttctaatagtttgcctaatttcagtttgtgacaaaaccagcaagtatagtgtagagaatcattgtagcgTTTAAACTGCTGTGAATATTTTTTCTATAACGGAAAATATATTAAGCACAAGATGCAAAAACTAAATGGaaggggaagcatagaaatagcacaccgAACAAATCTACAGCTTCTTATACTTACTTTCAATGAATGacatatctataactcacatttctgtgaatttggtcaggtcgacCAAAAAGTTACATAATGCAAACCATGCATATCTAAGTAGGATTTTAATCTGAAGATAAGTGGGAGCACCTCTGAGGGGAATGGAACTGTTTTTATAAGCACTTTAGTGTTTTTTTCTGCAAGATGCAATTCACTTTCATAAAGTATCAGTTGTTGACAAACCTAATTAGAGAATCCACTCTCTGCTTAATGTACAAAAAACTGAACAGGTTTAGGCTAAAATTGTTATGAAGAAACATTCAACTATTCAAGGTTCTCCAATCCTTCATGAACAACTATGTCCCACCTCACCCAATCAGAGAAGACAAATGACAATGTTTCAACAATTGAGAaaagaaaaatacaattttattgcaTCATAATGGCCTTTGAAATGACTGAAGGTCCTGCACTCTTCACATTGTTTAGGAATGGAACTGACCTTCAGGTTTAGATCTCTGGAATGACTCAGTCAGGGGAGGCCATAGGGGTTTTACACCCGAAACCCAGCTCCATATACCGTTTCCAACAAACTCCCGGTATCCCAATACCCCCCCCAACAAAATCTAGTGGCCCACCCTTCCATTCCACAATGATCAACATCAGCACACAACCATGTGAATCaattttatgtttttttaaaacaTGCAACTTAAAACAATTTTACTGTTGAGGAAGTTGGGTGGCAAAAAGAAAAGATAGTCTAAAACATCTGCATGTATGACAATGGGAATAAAAGGGAAGAATGATGAAAAAAGGTTTCAGAACAGGAACTGATCGCAAAGTCCATAACTGCAAGTtctaccagacagacacactgataATTTAAAAAGTCGCAGTTTTTTTCCATTGATGAAATGCTCAGCCTGCACCCCTTCTACTCTTGTTCGCGTGTTCATATCTCGTTCGCTTCGGTCCTGCGATTTCTCCATTCTTTAGCGTTTCGACAGCTCGTTGGATAACCAGTCCAGTCCTTCGTATAGCCCAGTGCCCTGGGTAGCACAGGTAGCCTGGACATGCCACTGGAAGGAGAGACATAATGAGTTGCTGTACATAAAAGCCAGTAATGTCATACATATGAATAACTCTGCATAGCCACAGTGTATACTACATGGACCACATCTTTATCTGGTCAGAAATACATTTTACTGTACAACTCTTTGGAAGGACTGTTcgagtgtgtgtgagaaagagagagatgctcACAACTCTGCTGCGCAAGCTCTGCAGGCCCAGTTTGTCTGTGAGGTCGCTCACTGCCATAGCGTTGGGCAGGTCCTGTTTGTTTGCAAACACCAGCAACACTGCCTCCCTCAactcatcctcctgcagctgtagaGAGAAATAAATGAGAGAATTGGTTAGGAGGACAAGGGGAGGGAAACCATAGGCCACAGAAGGCTGTGTGTCACAATGGCAACTATATAAATAACATTATTTACCATTGAATTAATGTTTATTTTCACATGCCAACCATGAGCTCATTTTTAGGTTCCTTTTCACAGAAATACTACAAATGCCAACACAAAAATAGTACTgttccttgacaaaaaacagtAGCTTAAATAGACATGTATGCAACACTTACCATTTTAGACAGCTCTTCTGCCgactctgctactctctctctgtcgttgCTGTCCACTACGAAGATAAGGCCCTGTGAAGTCAAGGTTCAAAGGTCAGGCTACTGTTATTGTCTACTGTACATATTCACTTAGCTTTTTGGATGAACAAGAGGGTCTTTTGACAGGGTCCATTCTGACACATTGATTCTAGCACTATTTGTATAGTTGAATTAAGACATCAAAGATATGCTATGATGACCACTGATGTAGGTCACTGCTGTCACAGGTGTGTATCGTACCTGTGTGTTCTGGAAGTAGTGCCTCCAGAGGGGGCGGATCTTGTCCTGACCGCCCACATCCCACACGGTGAAGCAAATGTTCTTGTACTCAACAGTCTCCACGTTAAAACCTGCTCGGTCACCGAAGAGCGAGAGAATCAGCAACAGGAATTCACACAGACACTAGATCCAGTATCACCAGTCTGACCTCTACCAGCATAAACAG
This is a stretch of genomic DNA from Salvelinus alpinus chromosome 11, SLU_Salpinus.1, whole genome shotgun sequence. It encodes these proteins:
- the LOC139534147 gene encoding V-type proton ATPase subunit F, whose amino-acid sequence is MAGRGKLIAVIGDEDTCTGFLLGGIGELNKNRKPNFLVVEKETSIAEIEETFKSFLTRNDIGIILINQFIAEMIRHAIDQHMESIPAVLEIPSKEHPYDASKDSILRRAKGMFSAEDFR
- the LOC139534146 gene encoding ADP-ribosylation factor 4, coding for MGLTISSIFSRLFGKKQMRILMVGLDAAGKTTILYKLKLGEIVTTIPTIGFNVETVEYKNICFTVWDVGGQDKIRPLWRHYFQNTQGLIFVVDSNDRERVAESAEELSKMLQEDELREAVLLVFANKQDLPNAMAVSDLTDKLGLQSLRSRVWHVQATCATQGTGLYEGLDWLSNELSKR
- the LOC139534148 gene encoding ragulator complex protein LAMTOR4-like, translating into MTTSTLTQGLERIPDQLGYLVISEDGVLASAGELENDEHTAGVIMQMVRTACRFRLQGAAEPPFKRMSVMLEDYVYTVTVSGQKVFVVKRQNNHREPVVV